A single genomic interval of Chitinophaga sp. 180180018-3 harbors:
- a CDS encoding discoidin domain-containing protein yields the protein MKNRILKSQWYTVFLPVVITLLLLCGQGMAANILNVWNPPAGTSANTTFTVQVRKTGDVTWTDLFEYNVKVGHQDGSLFNSSMVNFDFSGSVDIKVTYNTGTISSFDIRPWSYGVKAVQAGNTLTFTVNQDNNSPRKLVVRINNSWDTDVLHILTNTPETGAPLPGNTNVYTINPGDPIPYNLPAGKNTYYFNPGVHTLPGGLWVEVDMGATYTIDHLTLSQGTYNTNAGQVKYIVETKVNAGDSYTTAYDGTGNTGTGTITQAFTATNARYVRLRLLGNNAASSWVFASVINEFSIFAAGGTTNLALNKAIAGGMPGYTRAVDGDTTSAYMSPSGYGNWHAGESFFLNKSGTTVYIAPGAVVKGAFMSDSCNNMTVKGRGILDCSQLRHVPTTPQSEGRTGAIWMISGSDNRVEGITILDPPMWSVVMNYSVRPVVKQIHLIGSVVNTDGIHFSGCSNGSVDGVFIRTCDDNLVMYHYAPGTGCTFKNSVFWGDDAHIALIGLGGNGSQPINDLTFQNLDILNQQGVYDLDKFNGCLKLWPNGGNQISDVVFDNIRIDSFRTAANSAVFQFRTDERFSGEGAGVLKNITVSNLVYKGVGERQSLLKGVDVAHNVDVVNFINYQRMGVNVASVANGNINLQPYVTNVNIVHDSVPPSLNLALHKPAVSDQAMYSGHGADKAVDGTDTAYAQASSRLTPWKLTIDLGTGTTFNRVVFKSGASEYASAYLIQGSNDSISWTTLVNEPASGGGIKTYNSFGSVTYRFIRLSPSACVLSPGDWGYTVLEFEVYNDAPVVSSNLALYKAAVSDQPMYTGYDATKTTDGSITTYAQASARLIPWKLTIDLGSVKTFNRFVLKSGTTNYASAYTIQCADDNFNWNTLVSETAGSGGTKAYSGFGNVSGRYIRLNPTSVVLDATGNWGYAVLEFEVYNDNTGNNWVRRNDNAAAARYYGCNAATVSGYYQSDCHYASSAGSYAEYTFSGTGVRWIGKRGVDHGKADIYIDGVFDTTVDTYNAVARLQDTCYQKIGLPDTVHVMTIIVRSDKNAASSGYFSDWDAFEFLPGAGVAPMLTQQSVMMAKGTEKNMVVKIYPNPASSQLNIETPATREFWYYELLTTLGKAQKTGSIRAGNAVISLDGIPDGMYLLHLFSSSSKHATAKWIVKVQH from the coding sequence ATGAAGAACAGAATATTGAAATCGCAGTGGTACACTGTTTTCCTGCCAGTAGTGATCACGCTGCTCCTGCTTTGCGGGCAGGGGATGGCGGCAAACATCCTGAATGTCTGGAATCCGCCTGCTGGCACTTCGGCTAATACTACCTTTACCGTACAGGTGAGAAAAACAGGCGATGTAACCTGGACGGACCTGTTTGAGTATAATGTAAAAGTCGGTCACCAGGACGGCTCTCTCTTTAATTCGTCGATGGTGAATTTCGATTTTTCAGGCAGCGTCGACATAAAAGTTACCTATAATACCGGCACCATCAGTTCCTTTGATATCCGGCCCTGGTCGTATGGTGTGAAAGCAGTACAGGCTGGGAATACGCTTACATTTACGGTTAACCAGGATAATAATTCGCCCCGGAAACTGGTGGTGCGTATCAACAACAGCTGGGATACAGATGTGTTACATATTCTTACTAATACTCCGGAAACCGGTGCACCGTTGCCAGGTAACACTAATGTATACACGATTAATCCCGGGGATCCGATTCCTTACAATCTTCCGGCTGGTAAGAATACCTATTATTTCAATCCCGGTGTGCATACGTTACCTGGTGGATTATGGGTGGAAGTTGATATGGGTGCCACTTATACGATAGATCATCTGACGCTCAGCCAGGGTACTTACAATACCAATGCAGGCCAGGTAAAGTATATCGTTGAAACGAAAGTGAATGCCGGGGACAGTTACACTACTGCTTATGATGGTACAGGGAACACAGGTACAGGAACTATCACACAGGCATTTACGGCAACCAATGCCCGTTATGTAAGACTAAGACTGCTCGGCAATAACGCCGCCTCGTCGTGGGTATTTGCTTCCGTGATCAATGAGTTCAGCATATTTGCGGCCGGAGGTACTACCAATCTTGCGCTGAATAAGGCAATCGCTGGCGGAATGCCGGGATATACCAGGGCGGTAGACGGAGATACCACCTCAGCGTATATGTCGCCTTCAGGCTATGGCAACTGGCATGCAGGCGAGTCGTTCTTCCTTAATAAAAGTGGCACTACGGTTTATATAGCTCCGGGCGCGGTGGTGAAGGGCGCATTTATGTCTGACTCCTGCAATAATATGACGGTTAAAGGCCGGGGAATACTTGACTGCAGCCAGCTACGGCATGTGCCCACCACGCCGCAAAGTGAAGGCAGAACCGGTGCGATATGGATGATCAGCGGCAGTGATAACCGGGTGGAAGGCATCACTATCCTCGATCCGCCGATGTGGTCGGTGGTGATGAATTATTCTGTCAGGCCGGTAGTGAAACAAATACATCTCATTGGCAGCGTAGTAAATACCGATGGTATCCATTTCAGCGGTTGCAGCAATGGCAGCGTTGACGGTGTTTTTATAAGAACCTGCGATGATAACCTGGTCATGTATCACTACGCGCCAGGCACCGGTTGTACATTTAAGAACAGTGTTTTCTGGGGTGATGATGCACACATAGCCCTGATAGGGTTAGGAGGGAATGGTAGTCAGCCTATCAACGATCTGACTTTTCAGAATCTGGATATCCTCAATCAGCAGGGCGTTTATGACCTCGACAAGTTCAATGGATGTCTGAAACTGTGGCCCAACGGAGGCAATCAGATTTCGGATGTGGTGTTCGATAATATCCGGATAGACAGCTTCAGAACAGCGGCCAATTCGGCGGTGTTCCAGTTCAGAACAGATGAACGTTTTTCCGGAGAAGGAGCGGGGGTATTGAAGAATATCACTGTGTCAAATCTTGTCTATAAAGGAGTTGGTGAACGCCAATCGTTGCTCAAGGGAGTAGATGTGGCGCATAATGTGGATGTCGTCAATTTCATCAACTATCAACGTATGGGCGTTAACGTTGCCAGCGTGGCAAACGGGAACATCAATCTACAGCCTTATGTTACCAATGTCAATATTGTGCATGATTCTGTGCCGCCATCCCTCAATCTTGCGTTGCATAAACCGGCAGTTTCTGATCAGGCGATGTACAGCGGACATGGTGCGGATAAAGCGGTAGATGGAACAGATACGGCATACGCGCAGGCCTCCTCGCGACTGACGCCCTGGAAGCTGACCATTGATTTGGGGACGGGAACTACTTTTAACCGGGTAGTATTCAAATCAGGCGCGTCCGAATATGCCTCGGCATACCTGATTCAGGGATCGAATGATAGTATTAGCTGGACGACACTTGTCAATGAGCCTGCCAGTGGAGGAGGTATCAAAACGTATAACAGTTTCGGCAGTGTTACCTACCGGTTCATCCGTTTGAGTCCATCCGCTTGTGTATTGAGCCCTGGTGATTGGGGATATACGGTGCTGGAGTTTGAAGTATACAACGATGCGCCCGTAGTATCCTCTAATCTAGCCTTGTATAAGGCTGCTGTTTCCGATCAGCCAATGTATACCGGTTATGATGCTACGAAAACAACAGATGGAAGCATAACCACCTACGCGCAGGCATCCGCACGGCTGATCCCCTGGAAGCTGACGATAGATCTGGGATCAGTGAAAACATTCAACCGTTTCGTATTAAAATCAGGAACAACCAACTACGCTTCCGCATATACGATTCAGTGTGCCGACGACAACTTCAACTGGAATACGCTGGTATCGGAAACTGCGGGTTCCGGAGGCACCAAAGCCTATAGCGGTTTTGGCAATGTATCAGGCAGGTACATACGGTTGAATCCAACCAGCGTGGTGCTGGATGCAACGGGTAACTGGGGCTATGCGGTATTGGAATTTGAAGTGTATAATGATAATACTGGCAACAATTGGGTACGGAGAAATGACAATGCTGCAGCGGCGCGTTACTATGGCTGCAATGCAGCTACCGTATCGGGGTACTACCAGTCTGATTGCCATTACGCATCCAGCGCCGGAAGCTATGCAGAATATACATTTTCAGGAACAGGTGTGAGATGGATAGGTAAGAGAGGCGTGGATCACGGCAAAGCGGATATATACATCGATGGCGTTTTCGATACCACTGTAGATACCTACAATGCTGTGGCCCGATTGCAGGATACCTGCTATCAGAAGATCGGGTTACCGGATACGGTGCATGTAATGACGATCATTGTGAGGAGTGACAAGAACGCTGCTTCGTCCGGATATTTTTCCGACTGGGATGCTTTTGAATTTCTTCCCGGTGCGGGAGTAGCACCCATGTTGACCCAGCAATCAGTGATGATGGCAAAAGGAACTGAAAAGAATATGGTCGTGAAGATTTATCCCAATCCTGCGTCCTCACAATTGAATATTGAAACGCCTGCTACCAGAGAATTTTGGTATTACGAGTTACTGACAACCCTGGGAAAGGCACAGAAAACGGGCAGTATAAGAGCTGGTAATGCGGTAATTTCCCTGGATGGCATTCCGGATGGTATGTATCTGCTTCATCTTTTTTCTTCTTCTTCAAAGCATGCAACGGCGAAATGGATAGTGAAAGTGCAGCATTAG
- a CDS encoding beta-L-arabinofuranosidase domain-containing protein, which yields MKKTSLLLSCMLILSGLLLAQDQSRVYNEFQYRMQMTLARLTGNNTIPVYTPQFVLADVDIDTTSPRRFFNFSGDLSGRYVEVMSMVEDAAMRAKLEQLVKQLITYQRPDGRFGNAELVFTEDKIGGEHMALLWGNGRLLVGLMQYYKTFKDPQVLQTARRLGDFITNVYGICSTPDVAKRLEGMMAQGIICFTQCIEGMIMLSQYSSDPKYANIAGKMYKVLGPRGNQHTHGYLSTLRGVLMLYDYNHDETHLNFVKNAYDDLVQSTDYTPFGGVREYFGHMAVDRDEGCSTADFVRLSFDLYRETGQQKYLQKGEFGLLNALYFNQYYTGDFGHHLLNETGSSPDFLHAAWWCCTMHGLRAMYEIKQHYLVDENSRGVHVNLYLETTCKGHSIDYELRKMKPEGRLQPYSIKVTRLQAGSGPVFLRMPEWAAAARVWVNEKSISIAPQDGYLKLPKLTAGDAVKIGFQYKVDIQTPDRGNVDIAQLTTSPVAGYLHYGPWLLGADDKEDATFTAEPNENIVYINPAGQAASANGIYSIRYKHAGFPSNLEGRLRPVSALTFDKHGYLMTKLVFAAGEGKNTASQAASMLAPFDPRKEAVEEKHHD from the coding sequence ATGAAAAAAACTTCTCTATTACTATCATGCATGCTGATCCTATCGGGCCTGCTGTTGGCGCAGGACCAATCCAGGGTCTACAACGAATTCCAGTACCGCATGCAAATGACCTTAGCACGATTGACGGGAAACAATACGATACCTGTTTACACACCTCAGTTTGTATTGGCAGATGTAGATATTGATACCACATCACCACGCCGCTTCTTTAACTTCAGCGGAGACCTGTCTGGCCGTTATGTAGAAGTGATGTCGATGGTGGAAGACGCGGCCATGAGGGCAAAGCTGGAGCAGCTGGTAAAACAGCTGATCACTTACCAGCGGCCGGATGGCAGGTTTGGCAATGCGGAGCTGGTGTTTACGGAAGATAAGATAGGCGGAGAGCATATGGCATTGCTTTGGGGAAATGGACGGTTGCTGGTAGGATTAATGCAGTATTACAAAACGTTTAAAGATCCGCAAGTATTACAAACGGCCCGGCGCCTGGGCGATTTTATCACCAACGTTTACGGCATCTGTTCCACGCCTGATGTAGCCAAACGTCTGGAAGGTATGATGGCACAGGGTATCATCTGCTTTACGCAGTGTATTGAAGGAATGATAATGTTATCCCAATACTCATCGGATCCGAAATATGCCAACATTGCCGGAAAGATGTATAAAGTACTCGGCCCGAGAGGCAACCAGCATACGCATGGCTATTTGTCGACCTTACGCGGCGTGTTGATGCTCTATGATTATAATCACGATGAAACACACCTCAACTTCGTGAAAAATGCCTACGATGACCTGGTACAATCAACTGATTATACTCCTTTCGGCGGGGTAAGGGAATACTTCGGGCACATGGCTGTAGATAGGGATGAGGGCTGTTCTACCGCCGATTTTGTACGTCTGAGTTTCGATCTGTATCGTGAAACGGGCCAACAGAAATATTTGCAGAAAGGAGAATTCGGGTTGTTAAATGCCCTGTACTTTAATCAGTATTATACCGGTGATTTTGGCCATCATCTTCTGAATGAAACAGGATCCAGTCCCGACTTCCTTCATGCGGCATGGTGGTGCTGTACCATGCACGGATTACGCGCTATGTACGAAATAAAGCAACATTATCTGGTAGATGAGAACAGTAGGGGTGTGCATGTGAACCTTTATCTGGAAACAACCTGTAAAGGTCACAGTATAGATTATGAGCTTAGGAAGATGAAACCTGAAGGAAGACTGCAGCCATACAGTATCAAAGTGACACGCCTGCAGGCCGGCAGTGGTCCGGTATTCCTGAGGATGCCTGAATGGGCTGCAGCAGCACGGGTATGGGTAAACGAAAAAAGTATTAGCATCGCACCACAGGATGGATATCTTAAACTGCCTAAGCTAACTGCCGGAGATGCAGTAAAGATAGGCTTCCAGTATAAGGTGGACATACAAACGCCAGACAGGGGAAATGTGGATATTGCACAACTGACCACGTCGCCTGTAGCAGGATATCTGCACTACGGCCCCTGGTTGCTGGGTGCAGATGATAAGGAGGATGCCACATTTACAGCGGAGCCGAATGAAAATATTGTATACATCAATCCGGCAGGTCAGGCTGCAAGTGCCAACGGTATTTACAGTATCAGGTATAAGCACGCCGGGTTTCCATCAAACCTGGAAGGCAGGCTGCGACCGGTTTCTGCTCTTACGTTCGATAAACATGGCTACCTGATGACGAAGCTGGTCTTCGCCGCCGGAGAAGGAAAGAATACTGCTTCCCAGGCTGCATCTATGCTGGCGCCCTTTGATCCCCGGAAAGAGGCAGTGGAAGAAAAACATCACGATTAA
- a CDS encoding RagB/SusD family nutrient uptake outer membrane protein, with amino-acid sequence MKKVIRILIAGLFLLPACNKDVLNKQPLDIVSDAVLWNDPNLVDAYLIQVYAETTTWDLEFNPLRGDDYKSGFFDITTVSDECKDGGWWWGSNAYHKYGNLKIDGGLLEYWGYATVRKTNEFIARVPGTSISDDLKKKRVAEARFLRAYAYFSMVKRYGGVPLITKAQAVTDPPESLKPKREKEAAVYDFIIAEAAAAAADLPESATGSEQGRATKYAALALKCRAALYAGSIAQFGTVKLDGVVGIDASKSDAYYQQAYDAAAVIMTSGKFMLYNKIPSDKVANYRNLFTDKWNAEVILARDHNNIPVESGGTGIAYDFMATPKPNGWGAGQILAPYLEMIEEYEHTDGSSGKLDDNTISQRLWTTDELWANKDPRFFATIATENTLWRGRTLTFYNGIIKPDGSVEQSNSYNGILPQGNQFQNNCGFSVLKYLDPNNDISTYSNSTTSIQVFRYAEILLNYAEAAFELGKNNDALNAVNQIRERAGIVPLTAIDRDKIRHERRVELAFEGHRYWDVRRWRTATQDLTGSKRGLRYVLDYNTRKYILLIEKNIDGIPLQFFERNYYLPITIPRTATNPNLLENPGYQ; translated from the coding sequence TTGAAAAAAGTAATTCGTATACTCATCGCCGGTCTGTTTCTCTTGCCGGCCTGCAACAAGGATGTACTGAACAAGCAACCGCTTGATATCGTATCCGATGCTGTATTGTGGAATGATCCGAACCTCGTGGATGCTTACCTGATACAGGTATATGCGGAAACGACTACCTGGGATCTCGAATTTAACCCGCTTCGGGGCGACGACTACAAATCGGGTTTTTTCGATATCACTACGGTGTCCGATGAATGTAAAGATGGTGGCTGGTGGTGGGGCAGCAATGCGTATCATAAGTATGGTAATCTGAAGATAGATGGTGGGCTGCTGGAATATTGGGGGTATGCTACAGTTAGGAAGACTAATGAATTTATAGCACGTGTTCCTGGAACGTCTATCAGTGATGATCTGAAGAAGAAACGGGTAGCAGAAGCCCGTTTTCTGAGAGCGTACGCTTATTTTTCTATGGTAAAGAGATATGGAGGTGTGCCATTGATTACCAAAGCACAAGCTGTTACAGATCCACCGGAAAGCCTAAAGCCGAAGCGTGAGAAAGAAGCTGCTGTATATGATTTCATAATCGCTGAAGCTGCCGCAGCGGCAGCCGATTTGCCGGAGAGTGCTACCGGCAGTGAGCAGGGGCGGGCCACCAAATATGCAGCGCTGGCATTGAAATGCAGGGCTGCCCTGTATGCCGGCAGTATCGCTCAGTTTGGCACCGTGAAACTCGATGGTGTGGTGGGAATTGATGCCTCTAAATCTGACGCCTACTACCAGCAGGCATATGATGCCGCAGCTGTTATTATGACCAGCGGAAAATTTATGTTGTATAACAAGATACCATCCGATAAAGTAGCTAACTATCGCAATCTGTTTACAGATAAATGGAATGCAGAGGTGATACTGGCCAGAGATCATAACAACATTCCGGTGGAAAGCGGAGGTACAGGTATCGCATACGATTTTATGGCAACGCCCAAACCCAATGGCTGGGGCGCCGGGCAGATACTTGCTCCATACCTCGAGATGATTGAAGAATATGAACATACAGATGGTAGTTCCGGCAAACTGGATGATAATACTATTTCCCAGCGATTGTGGACTACAGATGAACTGTGGGCAAACAAGGATCCCCGCTTCTTTGCCACTATCGCTACTGAGAATACGCTGTGGAGAGGACGGACCCTCACTTTTTATAATGGTATTATTAAACCGGACGGCAGCGTGGAGCAAAGTAACAGTTACAACGGCATTCTTCCGCAGGGCAACCAGTTTCAGAATAACTGCGGTTTCAGCGTCCTGAAATACCTGGATCCCAATAACGATATCAGCACCTACAGTAATTCCACCACCAGCATACAGGTATTTCGCTATGCTGAAATATTGCTGAATTACGCGGAGGCGGCCTTTGAGTTGGGAAAAAACAACGATGCATTGAATGCCGTTAACCAGATCCGGGAACGGGCCGGGATAGTGCCATTGACGGCGATTGACCGTGATAAAATCCGCCACGAGCGGAGAGTGGAACTGGCTTTTGAAGGACACCGTTACTGGGATGTGCGCCGCTGGCGAACCGCTACACAGGATCTGACAGGGTCCAAAAGGGGATTGCGTTATGTGCTCGACTATAACACCCGTAAGTACATCTTGCTAATTGAAAAAAATATTGATGGTATTCCATTACAGTTTTTTGAAAGAAACTACTATCTGCCGATAACGATACCAAGAACTGCCACCAATCCAAATTTGCTGGAGAACCCCGGCTACCAGTAA
- a CDS encoding RagB/SusD family nutrient uptake outer membrane protein, producing the protein MKKHILYLPALLLILSSCGKDFLNLTPPSAISPSAFFKTQDDAITAVNGCYESLALSSQYGNNFQVLMEARADNFTDQDPSSNAGQNYQINRYSDNPGNTNFYTTWVGVYNGIFRCNTLLGAIDGIKMDEQLKNRIKAEARFIRALDYFNLVRLWGSVPVLTAVVDPISAVKLKRDDVAVAYKLIEDDLTFASANLPNSYPANDLGRVTAGAAKGLLGKVYLYEKKYGNAQTLLQDVIDSKVFSLLPNVADVFNTNNKYNAEIVFAVRYAKGVANQDHGFWYANSQVITVDTTLTKAYDANDLRKPLADPVKPTGNANIMPRKFLDQPVNGNAGNDFPVLRFADILLMQAEILNEQGYVATGNAFTYLNNVRTRAGLAAFTAANLPDQASFRAEIYKQRRLELPFECDRWFDLLRTNRAISEILANKKVNLPAFRLLYPIPQQEIDIMNFPQNPGY; encoded by the coding sequence ATGAAAAAGCATATACTTTATTTGCCGGCACTTTTATTAATATTGAGCTCCTGTGGTAAAGATTTTCTGAACCTGACACCACCGTCCGCTATCTCTCCCAGTGCTTTCTTCAAAACGCAGGACGACGCCATCACCGCTGTCAACGGATGCTATGAGTCGCTCGCTTTAAGCAGCCAGTACGGCAACAATTTCCAGGTATTAATGGAAGCACGGGCCGATAATTTCACCGATCAGGATCCTTCTTCCAATGCAGGTCAGAACTACCAGATCAACCGTTATTCCGACAACCCCGGTAACACCAACTTCTACACTACCTGGGTAGGTGTGTACAATGGCATCTTCCGCTGCAATACTCTACTCGGCGCCATCGACGGTATCAAAATGGACGAGCAGCTGAAAAACCGTATTAAAGCGGAAGCCCGCTTCATCCGCGCACTGGACTATTTCAATCTTGTGAGGCTCTGGGGTTCCGTACCGGTACTAACTGCTGTAGTAGATCCTATCAGCGCAGTAAAACTGAAGAGGGATGATGTAGCTGTTGCCTATAAACTGATAGAGGATGACCTTACCTTCGCCTCCGCCAACCTGCCTAACAGCTACCCGGCCAACGACCTGGGCCGCGTTACTGCCGGCGCTGCGAAAGGACTACTGGGAAAAGTATATCTCTACGAAAAAAAATACGGTAACGCACAAACGTTATTGCAGGATGTAATTGATTCCAAAGTTTTTTCTTTGCTGCCCAATGTGGCAGATGTATTCAACACCAACAACAAGTACAACGCTGAAATCGTATTCGCAGTCCGTTATGCCAAAGGTGTTGCCAACCAGGATCATGGCTTCTGGTACGCCAACTCGCAGGTGATCACGGTAGATACTACCCTGACAAAGGCCTACGATGCCAACGACCTCCGCAAACCACTGGCAGATCCGGTAAAACCTACAGGCAATGCCAATATCATGCCCCGCAAGTTCCTTGATCAGCCCGTAAACGGAAATGCCGGCAATGACTTTCCCGTACTTCGTTTCGCGGATATTCTGCTGATGCAGGCGGAAATACTGAATGAACAGGGATACGTTGCCACTGGCAACGCCTTTACCTATCTCAACAACGTCCGTACCCGTGCCGGCCTGGCTGCCTTTACTGCTGCCAACCTGCCGGATCAGGCAAGCTTCCGCGCCGAAATCTACAAACAACGCCGGCTCGAGCTGCCCTTCGAATGTGACCGCTGGTTCGATCTCCTGCGTACCAACCGCGCCATCTCCGAAATACTTGCCAACAAAAAAGTAAACCTCCCGGCATTCCGTCTTTTATATCCAATCCCGCAACAGGAAATAGATATCATGAATTTCCCTCAGAACCCGGGATATTAG
- a CDS encoding trypsin-like peptidase domain-containing protein: protein MENTISFLTHQASNDQSLLDAYSRTVTGVVGTVAESVVHIEVEKKVTDRRTREKRTQTGTGSGFIISSDGFIITNNHVVEDAEGIRVSFVDGRKVKADIKGTDPSTDIAVLKIDESGLKALQLADSSALQVGQIAIAIGNPMGLQYTVTAGVVSALGRSLRASNGRLIDNVIQTDAALNPGNSGGPLVNSLGQVIGVNTAVIASAQGLCFAISSNLAAQIAGQLILNGKIRRAQLGIAAQPVNLSSRMIAANKLSTPTGVYVFEIVPDGNYYNSELHTGDIIIAFDNTPVATVDDLHLLLSERQIGRRISVEVLRNGRKQVVEVIPGEIKQ from the coding sequence ATGGAAAATACCATCTCATTTCTTACGCATCAGGCATCAAACGATCAAAGTTTACTGGATGCCTACTCCCGGACAGTAACGGGCGTGGTGGGAACGGTAGCCGAGTCGGTGGTTCATATTGAAGTAGAGAAAAAAGTAACTGACAGGCGGACACGCGAAAAACGTACGCAAACAGGTACCGGCTCTGGCTTCATTATATCTTCCGATGGCTTCATTATCACCAACAATCACGTGGTGGAAGACGCCGAAGGTATCAGGGTGTCTTTTGTAGACGGCAGAAAGGTAAAGGCCGACATCAAAGGTACGGATCCGTCGACGGACATTGCCGTACTCAAGATAGATGAATCCGGCCTGAAAGCATTGCAGCTGGCCGATTCATCCGCCTTGCAGGTAGGTCAGATCGCCATTGCGATCGGCAACCCGATGGGCCTGCAATATACGGTGACGGCCGGCGTGGTGAGCGCGCTGGGCCGTAGTTTACGCGCCAGCAATGGCCGGCTGATCGACAATGTGATCCAGACCGATGCTGCATTGAATCCTGGTAACAGCGGTGGGCCGCTCGTTAACTCGCTCGGCCAGGTTATCGGGGTAAACACCGCGGTGATCGCTTCTGCGCAAGGGCTTTGCTTTGCCATCTCTTCCAACCTCGCAGCACAAATAGCAGGACAACTGATTCTCAATGGCAAAATCAGAAGAGCCCAGCTTGGCATCGCTGCTCAACCGGTTAACCTCAGCAGCCGCATGATTGCCGCCAACAAACTCAGTACGCCAACCGGCGTGTATGTGTTCGAGATAGTGCCCGATGGCAACTATTACAACAGCGAACTGCATACAGGTGATATCATCATTGCGTTCGATAACACCCCTGTGGCTACGGTCGACGATCTTCACCTGCTATTGTCTGAACGCCAGATCGGCAGGAGGATATCAGTGGAAGTATTGAGGAACGGAAGGAAACAGGTAGTGGAAGTGATACCGGGAGAAATTAAACAGTAG